The nucleotide sequence TTTCAGCCGAACGCTCAAAAAGCCTTCCAGCGGAAGGCTTTTTGAAAAGAGTGCTCTTGCGGTAAGTACATGACAGGCCCGGTATGCAGCACTTAAAAGGATGTAGTGATAAAAACGGCTAGTATTTGCCCGGTCATTTTTATATGCTTAGAAGAAGGGAGAGTGGAACAAACAACGAAATGGCTAGAGCCTTATACAGAAAATACCGAGCAAAAACATTACAGGAAATTGTTGGTCAGCAGCACATCGTAACGATACTTTCTGCCGCCCTGCAGCAGCAGCGAATTAACCATGCTTTTTTGTTCACCGGGCCGCGCGGCGTTGGCAAAACCAGCATCGCTCGTATTTTAGCGCATGAAATAAATCAGTTGCCGTACACCGATGAAACCACCCACCTTGATATTATCGAAATTGATGCTGCCAGCAATCGCCGTATCGATGATATCCGCGACTTGCGCGACAAAATTCACATTGCGCCAGTTTCGGCGCGCTATAAAGTATATATCATCGACGAAGTACATATGCTCACAGGCGAAAGTTTTAACGCGCTCTTAAAAACACTTGAAGAGCCGCCAGCGCACGCCATTTTCATTCTGGCCACCACCGAATCGCACAAGTTGCCGGCTACGATTATTAGCCGGACGCAGCGATTTCATTTTCGCCCGGTGCCAGTACCTGAGGTTGTGGCTCATCTGCAAATGATCGCCCAAAAAGAAGCCATTTCTATAACTGATGACGCCCTGCAGTTAGTTGCCGAACACGGCGACGGTAGCTTCCGCGATAGTATTAGTTTGCTCGACCAACTTTCGGCTTTTGGCACTAAGGAAATAACTGCCGAAATGGTCGAAACCACCTTAGGCCTAGCACCGAAAACCGATGTTATTAAGCTTGCTCAAGCGGTGCTGGCAAATAAACTCGACACAACCGTGCAACTGCTTCGAAGCATCGAACAAAAAGGTGCGGCAGCAGTTATTATCACGCAGCAACTTATCAAATATTTAGCATCGATTATTGATTCGGAAAAAAAGGCCGCCCCGTTAATCGACAAGTTACTTGAAGTCGGGAAGTCAACTAACCCGAGCGCTAAGTTGCTCGCCACACTAGCTATTGCTGCTGGCGAAGCTACCTCAGTCAAAAACGCCGCTGAAAGTGCCGTGGCTCCGCTGCCGACGTTATCTTTGCCAGTGCAACCGCCGAAGCAACCTAAGCCTAGGCCAGCCGCGAAAGTAATAACCACAGAAGAAAAGCAAATTGTTAACGACCCGATTCAACCCGAAACTATACAAGAAGTAACCACAGCTACAATCATTGAAAATTTCAACTGGGAACAAGTGGTTGAAGCCGTGCGCGCCGAGCACGTTTCGGTGTATGGCGTTATTAAGCACGCCAGCATAGAATACACCGCCGAAGGCACTCTCCGGCTTTATTTTGCCTATGCTCTGCACCGAAAAAAAGTTGATGATCAAAAATATCGCGCGCTATTGGTCGAGAGTATTACCAAGCTCTACGGCAATTGCCCGCCTATTGAAACCACCCTCGGCCATGCACCGCCAAAAGACGAAACAGCCGC is from Verrucomicrobiia bacterium and encodes:
- the dnaX gene encoding DNA polymerase III subunit gamma/tau, which encodes MARALYRKYRAKTLQEIVGQQHIVTILSAALQQQRINHAFLFTGPRGVGKTSIARILAHEINQLPYTDETTHLDIIEIDAASNRRIDDIRDLRDKIHIAPVSARYKVYIIDEVHMLTGESFNALLKTLEEPPAHAIFILATTESHKLPATIISRTQRFHFRPVPVPEVVAHLQMIAQKEAISITDDALQLVAEHGDGSFRDSISLLDQLSAFGTKEITAEMVETTLGLAPKTDVIKLAQAVLANKLDTTVQLLRSIEQKGAAAVIITQQLIKYLASIIDSEKKAAPLIDKLLEVGKSTNPSAKLLATLAIAAGEATSVKNAAESAVAPLPTLSLPVQPPKQPKPRPAAKVITTEEKQIVNDPIQPETIQEVTTATIIENFNWEQVVEAVRAEHVSVYGVIKHASIEYTAEGTLRLYFAYALHRKKVDDQKYRALLVESITKLYGNCPPIETTLGHAPPKDETAASVAALMGGGEEVKVNE